A stretch of DNA from Fibrobacter succinogenes:
GAACGCTAGGTAACCGTTCTTTTATATAAACTAAACCGGTACGCCGAGAGTTTAGCCACGTAGAAAATTCATCTTCGTGGTTCATTTTACATCTGCGTTAAGGAGGCTTTTTTACATGGCTAAATACAAAGTAGCAGTTGCCACGAATGACGGAGTAAATGTCAATGTTCACTTTGGACACGCAGCCGCATTTGACATCTATGAAGTTGACGAAGCAAGCGGAAAATATGAGAAAGTCGAAGTCCGTTTAAAGCCGGAACATTGCGATGGTTCTTGCGGAGACGGCACTTGTGGTCAGCGCGAAGTTCAGCATTCATCGATGTATGCAGCAGCCAAGAATCTAGCCGATTTAGATTACGTGCTTTGCGAACAGCTTGGTCCGCAAGCGATCCAGTCATTGGCCCGCTTCAATGTACGCGCATTCGATATCGCGCTCCCCATCAGCGAAGCCATTGCAAAAATCAACATTTACAGAAACAAAATCGCAGAACGCGCATTACGATTCAAATCAAATCACAACGACTAAAATGAGTCTAAGCAA
This window harbors:
- a CDS encoding NifB/NifX family molybdenum-iron cluster-binding protein, coding for MAKYKVAVATNDGVNVNVHFGHAAAFDIYEVDEASGKYEKVEVRLKPEHCDGSCGDGTCGQREVQHSSMYAAAKNLADLDYVLCEQLGPQAIQSLARFNVRAFDIALPISEAIAKINIYRNKIAERALRFKSNHND